A single Jaculus jaculus isolate mJacJac1 unplaced genomic scaffold, mJacJac1.mat.Y.cur u25, whole genome shotgun sequence DNA region contains:
- the LOC101615246 gene encoding uncharacterized protein C6orf62 homolog, whose product MGDPNSQKKQALNRLRAQLRKKKESLADQFDFKMYIAFVFKKKKKSALIEVFEVIPVMTNNYEENILKGGRDSSYSLESVELLQDVVQRQAPQYQSMRRDVIGCMREMNFILSPRNDIEKIVGLLFSRWKESDEPFRPVQAKFEFHHGDYEKQFLHVLSCKDKTGIVNNPNQSVFLFIDRQHLQTPKNKATIFKLCSIFLYLPQEQLTRQAVSTLEDHLLPYMPE is encoded by the coding sequence ATGGGGGACCCAAACTCCCAGAAGAAACAAGCTCTGAACAGACTCCGTGCTCAgcttagaaagaaaaaggaatctcTAGCTGACCAATTTGACTTCAagatgtatattgcctttgtgttcaagaagaagaaaaagtcagCACTTATTGAAGTGTTTGAGGTCATACCAGTTATGACAAATAATTAtgaagaaaatattctgaaagGTGGGCGGGACTCCAGCTACTCCTTGGAAAGCGTGGAGCTTCTACAGGATGTGGTGCAGCGGCAAGCCCCTCAGTATCAGTCCATGCGGAGGGATGTAATTGGTTGTATGAGGGAGATGAATTTCATTCTTTCGCCTCGGAATGATATTGAGAAAATTGTTGGTCTCCTGTTTTCTAGATGGAAGGAATCTGATGAGCCTTTTAGGCCTGTTCAGGCCAAATTTGAGTTTCATCACGGTGACTATGAAAAACAGTTTCTGCATGTACTGAGCTGCAAGGACAAGACTGGAATTGTCAACAATCCTAACCAGTCAGTGTTTCTCTTCATTGACAGACAGCACTTGCAGACTCCAAAAAACAAAGCTACCATCTTCAAGTTATGCAGCATCTTCCTCTACCTGCCCCAGGAGCAGCTCACCCGCCAGGCAGTCAGCACCTTAGAGGATCACCTCCTTCCTTACATGCCAGAGTAA